Genomic window (Terriglobia bacterium):
TACTTCGTGAACCCGCACCTGCGTACACCGTACATCATGCAGTACAACTTGAGCGTTCAGCAGCAGTTGGGGAACGCCTATCTGCTGAACGTGGCATACGTGGGCACGCAATCGCGAAAACTAACCGGATTGGTGGACAGCAATCCGTTCATTCTTGGAACCTTGAACCGCGTGCTGAATGTGCAGCCAGGTGGCGCGCCGGAGATATTCAGCTATACCGATACCTTCGACAACGTGGGCAACCAGAGCTACAACGCTTTCCAGAGTAGCCTGAAGAAACAAATCACTGGTTCCGAAAAGTGGTTCGGGGCCACCTACTTCACTTTCGGCTACACCTGGGCCAAGAATATCGACACGGCGTCCGGCTTCCGCCAGAACAGCGACCGTGTGCCATATTACGACCGCGGCAGGGACCGCGCCGTTTCGGATATGGATGTTGCACATCGGATTACTTTCAGCGGCGGCTGGGACCTCCCCTTCCAGAATGCGTGGGCAAGTGGTCCGCAGCGGTTAACGAAAGGATGGAGCATCTATCCGATCATCACGTGGAGGACAGGGTTCCCAATCGACATCCGGGGATTCCTCTCTCGTGGAATGTACAGACCCGGCCCCTCGGGCGCTGGGGACTCTTCGCTGGTGCGTCCGAACCTTACCGGGAGCAAGATCACGACCGTCGATCCGTGGTCTAACATGACCCCCGACGGCGCGCTCTGGGTCCCGATCTCCAACTTCGACGTCAGCGCAATGAGTTACGGCTTCTGTCCTCCGGGCACTCCAGATGCCGATTGCGAAGACGTTTTCAATACGAGCGATACATTGCCGTATTCGCCCAGTTATGGAACCATGGCCCGGAACTCATTCCGCGGACCGGGCCGCACCAACATGGATTTTGCGATCGCAAAATCCACGAAACTGTGGAATGAAAATTCGGCGCTCGAACTGCGGCTTGAATTCTTCAACGTTTTCAACCATACACAGTTCGATAACCCCGACTCAGGCCACCTGAGCCCGTATAACTCGAACTTCGGGTTGATTACCACCACGGCCGATCCACGCATCATCCAACTGGGAGCGAGAATCACGTTCTGATCGCTCCGTGAATTGAAAGGCCGCCGGTTCGCCGGCGGCCTTTATTCGTATCGCAGGGCTTCGATGGGATCGAGCCTTGAGGCACGGATGGCCGGCAGCATGCCGCTGATGAGGCCGACGACGGTGAGGATCAGGGTGGAGATGATGACGCTGCTCGGCGAGATCAGGAGACGGATGTCAGCGTCGGTGGCGTGCTTGGCCAGCGCGCTGTAGAACGTGAGTTTTCCGACAGAAAACGAGATCGCATAAGCCAGCAGTATTCCCGCCAGTCCACCCGAGAAGGTGATAGCCAGGGCTTCAGCGAGAAACTGGCGGCGGATGGTGCTGCGCGTGGCCCCAAGAGCCATTTCGACGCCGATCTCACGGGTGCGCTGGGTGACTGAAACCAACATGATGTTCATCAGGCCGACGCCGCCGATACCGAGCGTCAGGGTTCCGATGAATGCCAGCAGCACCTGCAATCCCATGGTGATGATTCGGAACTGATAAAGCTGGCGCATGGCGCTGAAAACCCACACAGCGCGCCGGTCTTCCGGTCTGAAGTTGTAGTGCTGTGCGAGCACGGTGCGTATCTGCTTTTCGATCTGGTCGTAATTGTCCCCTTCGAACTCGATCCACATGGCGTCTAGGTAATGCGGATCGGTGAGGTCGCTCATGGTCGTGAACGGCACGTAGATGAGGCGATTGATGTCGTTGTCGCCCTCCTGCATCTTCGGCTTGGCCACTCCAATGACTTCGAAGGAGAGCCCGTTGATGCGGATGGTTTCCCCGACCGCCCATTTACCGGAGAACAATTTGTCCTTGGCCTCAGAGCCGATTACGGCCACGCGGGCTTTCTGAATCAGGTCTTCCTCGTTGTAGAAACGGCCGAACTCGGCCTCCTGGTTGCGGATATGCTGCACATTCGGGTAATCGCCCTGGACGAGGAAGCTGTAGGTGCGGTTGTCATACTGCACGCTGGACTGCTTGTTGACCTCGGGGGTGATCCGAGTTATCTGTGGAACGTTCTCGGCGATCCTCTCGACGTCGTCGACCGTGAATCGAATTTGAGTGCCGGCCTTATTGCCGCCAGCCTGCATTGAGGTTCGGCCGGGAAACACACCAAAAACGTGAGAACCGAAACTGGCGAAGATTGTCTCGATGGCGCGGCCGAAGCCGTTTCCGTATGCCAACAGGAGGACGACCGTGGCGATTCCCCACGCCATGCCGAGCATGGTGAGCGCGGTGCGGCGACGGTTGTACCGAAGCGCGGCATAAGACTGCTGGATCAGGTCGTTGTTCATATCACTCCGACCTCAACGCGTCTACCGGCGTCAGCATCGCGGCTTTGCGCGCCGGGTAAATGCCAGCCACGATCCCCGCACATGAGAGGCTCGCGATCGCCAGCGTGGCCGATGAAGCCACCAGTTTGGGTGTATCAAATCCCGGCGGTGATGGTAGCGTTCCCAGCGCGGCCATCAGTCCGGCGGCGAAACCCATGCCGACACCACCGCTGACCAGGGTGAGCAGCACGCCTTCCATAAAGAACTGGAACAGGATGCTTCGATTCGTGGCGCCCAGGGCTTTCCTCAGCCCGATTTCGCGCGTGCGCTCGCTGACCGAGACCAGCATGATGTTGATGATGCCGATCGCTCCGAGCGCAAGCGTCACCAGGCCCACGCTGCCGAGGAACATATTCATTGCGTCAAATATCTTGCCAACCATCTGCGCCGAGCGGATCGTGTCCCACTCTTCGAAGGCATCGTCGTTGTGGTAATCGAAGCCGTGATTGCGAGCGATGACACGTCGCACTTCGTTACGCGCAAGAATATGGGAGTCCCGCGTGCGCGGGGTGTAGTTGATCCACGAAAGCGCTCCAATTTCGCCGTCCTCTTTGAGCGGGAAATACGTCGACATCGTGGAGTACGGAATATAAATGCGCTGATTCGTCGAGTTGTTATCGCCTCGGCCGACCTGGTCGAGGACGCCGATGACCTCGAAACGCATCCCGTTCAGGAGCATGAAGGTTCCGAGCGCCGGGTGGCCGGGATAAAGGTTCTTCGCAACTTCACTGCCGAGCACCGCGACATTCCGGCGATCGCCTTCATCTTGCGTGCTCAACCAGCGGCCCTGCTTCAGCGGAAGATACCGGATGCCACGGAATTGCGGTTCGGCGCCGATGACCTGGCCGTTGGCGCTATTGTATTCGCTGACCGCGCGCAAATCCTGGCGGGAAAGAGCAGGCACGGCCTGCTGCACGTCCGGACACTCGCGCACAATGTCGCGGTAATCCTGGTAAGTGAGCTTGTATTCACGGCCGCTGTTCTGATTGCCCTCGATGGCAGGGGCACGCGCCGGAAAGATGAACATGATGTTCTCGCCGATCTGATCCAACTGACGGCGATTGCCGGTGCGAAAGCCTTCGCCGAGGCCAACCAGCAACAGAAGCGAGCCGACGCCCCAGGCAATTCCGAACATGGTTAGAAACGAGCGCAGCTTGTGCGCCCAAAGCGTACGGAAAATCTGGCCAAAAGTGTCGAACAGCGCCCTCATAAGAATCTTTACGGTGGCACGGGAAGGAAAGTTCCGCAGCCCCCTGTGGATAGACGACTCGAAAGACGAAAAGACAGCACTTTCTTGGATTTAGCTTAAAAGTCCACGCTCACTGCGTGAGGATATTTCTGGGCGCAAGATCTTCTTGAGGTTGTTATATCGAGAAATCATTCCGGGCACGTGCTTCGCACGGCAAATCCTGTTTCGGATCTCGCTACCGCAGGCTGTCCTCAACCTCCGCCAGCCAATCCGGCCTCTTAAGCACCTCACGCGGGCGAGGCCCGTCGGCGGCGCCAACGATGCCGTCCTGCTCCATCAGATCGATGAGGTGCGCAGCGCGGCCGTAGCCGATGCGCAGGCGACGCTGCAGCAGCGAGGTGCTGGCTTTGCCGCTCTCCAGCACGACGCGAACTGCGTCCTGGTAAAGCTCGTCGCCTTCCTCGCCATCGCCGCCGTCCGTTCCTTCGCCGGCTTCGCCGCGGACGCTGTTGCCTTCCTCTTTCGGCGCCTTGAGGAACTCTTCGTCGTACTGCGCGACCGACTGTTTCTTCCAGAACTCGACGACCGCTGCGATTTCTTTTTCGGTGACGAACGGCGCGTGCACCCGATGCAGGCGCGACGATCCGTTCGGCAGGTAGAGCATGTCGCCGCGGCCCAGCAGGGCTTCGGCGCCATTGGCGTCGAGAATCGTTCGGGAATCGATCTTGGTCGCCACACGGAACGACATGCGTGACGGGAAGTTGGCTTTTATCAGACCAGTGATGACGTCCACCGAAGGCCGCTGCGTCGCCAGCACCAGGTGGATGCCGACGGCGCGTGCCATCTGGGCGAGGCGCGTGATCGACTCTTCGACGTTGCTGCCGTCGAGCATCATCAGGTCGGCCAACTCGTCGATGATGATGACAATGTACGGCAGCGGCTTCTCCTCTGTGCCGTCGTCGAAGAGGCTCGGCGTCGCGTTGTCCTCGAAAGTTTCGTTGTACTGCAGGATGTTGCGAACGCCTTTTTCGGCGAGCACTTTCAGGCGGCGCTCCATCTCGCGAACGGCGTTGCGTAGTGCGTTCGAAGCCAGCTTGGGCTCGGTGATGATGGGTACGTACAAGTGCGGCACGCCTTCGTAGTTGCCGAGTTCCAGCCGCTTCGGGTCCACGAGGATCAGTCGAACCTGATCGG
Coding sequences:
- a CDS encoding ABC transporter permease; amino-acid sequence: MRALFDTFGQIFRTLWAHKLRSFLTMFGIAWGVGSLLLLVGLGEGFRTGNRRQLDQIGENIMFIFPARAPAIEGNQNSGREYKLTYQDYRDIVRECPDVQQAVPALSRQDLRAVSEYNSANGQVIGAEPQFRGIRYLPLKQGRWLSTQDEGDRRNVAVLGSEVAKNLYPGHPALGTFMLLNGMRFEVIGVLDQVGRGDNNSTNQRIYIPYSTMSTYFPLKEDGEIGALSWINYTPRTRDSHILARNEVRRVIARNHGFDYHNDDAFEEWDTIRSAQMVGKIFDAMNMFLGSVGLVTLALGAIGIINIMLVSVSERTREIGLRKALGATNRSILFQFFMEGVLLTLVSGGVGMGFAAGLMAALGTLPSPPGFDTPKLVASSATLAIASLSCAGIVAGIYPARKAAMLTPVDALRSE
- a CDS encoding ABC transporter permease, which produces MNNDLIQQSYAALRYNRRRTALTMLGMAWGIATVVLLLAYGNGFGRAIETIFASFGSHVFGVFPGRTSMQAGGNKAGTQIRFTVDDVERIAENVPQITRITPEVNKQSSVQYDNRTYSFLVQGDYPNVQHIRNQEAEFGRFYNEEDLIQKARVAVIGSEAKDKLFSGKWAVGETIRINGLSFEVIGVAKPKMQEGDNDINRLIYVPFTTMSDLTDPHYLDAMWIEFEGDNYDQIEKQIRTVLAQHYNFRPEDRRAVWVFSAMRQLYQFRIITMGLQVLLAFIGTLTLGIGGVGLMNIMLVSVTQRTREIGVEMALGATRSTIRRQFLAEALAITFSGGLAGILLAYAISFSVGKLTFYSALAKHATDADIRLLISPSSVIISTLILTVVGLISGMLPAIRASRLDPIEALRYE